A genome region from Primulina eburnea isolate SZY01 chromosome 9, ASM2296580v1, whole genome shotgun sequence includes the following:
- the LOC140841267 gene encoding probable inactive histone-lysine N-methyltransferase SUVR2 isoform X2, which yields MIKFLPSPLHITVDCRAPKNLTIAQRKPSEEFVNAGKIRKAKTWDTKYLQMSKETKKKVAGAFDAMKNLGIPADKVKPVLKNLLKLYDKNWELIEAENYRALADAIFESEEAETSRSRHAEKLANNEAAEHSKKNVNEKEDYLEEDATEEPERPLKRLRLRYQEGLTSSINNSSVPVTPLIIPKEEPDVLPENQALNLNQSQSKVESSQPTPANPIFKSQAGMFQSLGKNKGKQPVSPNSLMVHESCDPSRPSDSQGRCKNTPLRIEFESPSHPMQLLDKGKGSLSPIPEKCSASDNSMVTVHLQEPNIDPDTFQTLKRKNIENHALITCHPSESDSAIGQFPPYERAENGNHAMISDVHSSNLEIASSPCGEVKILLNCDLALRKPDFHMPCLEAVLKSVEDNFLGSYKTVDPKNFVRNLMQEMCECFFRFGTESTNASPEATGVTPASDLLKNSSGIVDSQFDAEIILPKMLLALPSYDGLGEGLRPNEMGSGEDHGTNGELQDNDIEGEASLMVGKECLLTREGIMFFYDAIDISKGQEKVAITLVNGFNNECTPSFCYITQNAVFQNAHVNFALARIGENKCCSTCFGDCLSSSTPCACGLETGGEFAYTLDGLVKENFLSECISMSRDMKKHCQFFCKLCPLQKSINQDVTEPCKGHLMRKFIKECWWKCGCNKQCGNRVVQRGITYRIQVFMTAEGKGWGLRTLEDIPKGAFVCEYVGEVLTNSELFDRVSRSPQGMKHSYPVLLDADWGSKGVLKDEEALYLDSTCYGNVARFINHRCYDSNLVSIPVEVETPDHHYYHLALFATRNVKALEELTCDYRMDFDDNDHPIEAFQCLCGSKFCRSIKRLTGYGP from the exons GGAAAATTCGGAAAGCTAAAACTTGGGACACAAAATATCTTCAAATGAGCAAGGAAACAAAAAAGAAAGTTGCAGGTGCCTTTGATGCTATGAAGAATCTTGGGATCCCTGCAGATAAGGTGAAGCCTGTATTAAAGAATTTGCTGAAATTGTATGATAAGAACTGGGAGCTTATTGAAGCTGAGAATTATAGAGCCCTTGCTGATGCTATATTTGAGAGTGAGGAAGCAGAA aCATCAAGATCAAGGCATGCAGAAAAGCTGGCAAACAATGAA GCTGCAGAGCACTCAAAGAAGAATGTGAACGAA AAAGAGGACTACTTGGAGGAAGATGCTACTGAAGAGCCTGAACGGCCTTTGAAAAGATTGCGACTAAGATACCAAGAAGGTCTAACATCCTCTATCAATAACTCTAGTGTGCCTGTAACTCCATTAATCATACCTAAAGAAGAACCAGATGTACTACCAGAGAACCAGGCTCTGAATCTAAATCAGTCACAAAGCAAGGTGGAGTCATCTCAGCCTACCCCTGCAAACCCAATATTTAAATCACAAGCTGGAATGTTCCAGTCACTTGGTAAAAATAAAGGAAAGCAGCCAGTTTCTCCCAATTCATTAATGGTCCACGAGAGTTGTGATCCCAGCCGGCCCAGTGACTCCCAAGGACGTTGTAAAAATACCCCCTTGAGAATTGAATTCGAATCTCCTTCTCATCCAATGCAGCTACTAGACAAAGGAAAGGGCTCTCTTTCTCCAATTCCTGAGAAGTGTTCAGCCTCTGATAATTCGATGGTCACGGTGCATCTCCAGGAGCCAAATATCGATCCTGATACTTTTCAGACGCTCAAAAGGAAAAACATTGAAAATCATGCTTTAATTACCTGCCATCCAA GTGAAAGTGATTCAGCTATTGGACAATTTCCACCATATGAAAGGGCAGAAAATGGCAATCATGCAATGATCTCAGATGTACACTCTTCTAACCTTGAGATTGCTTCCTCACCTTGTGGAGAGGTAAAAATATTGTTGAACTGTGACTTGGCTCTTAGAAAGCCTGACTTCCATATGCCTTGTCTTGAAGCTGTTCTAAAATCTGTGGAGGATAATTTTCTGGGATCATACAAAACCGTGGACCCAAAAAATTTCGTGAGGAACCTTATGCAAGAAATGTGTGAATGTTTTTTTAGATTTGGAACTGAATCCACTAATGCGTCACCAGAAGCCACTGGTGTGACACCCGCTAGCGACTTATTGAAGAATTCTTCTGGAATTGTTGATTCTCAGTTTGATGCTGAAATTATTCTGCCCAAAATGTTACTAGCTCTTCCATCTTATGATGGCCTTGGCGAAGGTTTACGGCCTAACGAGATGGGTAGTGGCGAGGATCATGGAACAAATGGAGAACTTCAAGACAATGATATCGAAGGCGAGGCTAGTTTGATGGTTGGTAAGGAGTGCTTGTTGACTCGTGAAGGGATCATGTTTTTTTATGATGCTATTGACATATCCAAGGGACAAGAAAAAGTGGCAATTACACTGGTAAATGGATTCAATAATGAGTGCACACCATCTTTCTGCTACATAACACAAAATGCTGTTTTCCAAAACGCGCATGTAAATTTTGCTTTAGCTCGTATAGGAGAAAACAAGTGTTGTTCGACTTGTTTTGGTGATTGCCTATCATCGTCTACACCCTGTGCTTGTGGGCTTGAAACCGGAGGTGAGTTTGCATACACTTTGGATGGCCTCGTTAAGGAAAATTTTCTTAGTGAGTGTATTTCCATGAGTCGAGATATGAAGAAACACTGCCAATTTTTCTGTAAGCTGTGTCCTCTTcagaaatcaataaatcaagatGTTACTGAACCTTGCAAAGGTCATCTCATGAGGAAATTCATCAAAGAATGCTGGTGGAAATGTGGCTGTAATAAACAATGTGGCAATCGAGTGGTACAGAGAGGAATAACTTACCGGATACAG GTGTTTATGACTGCCGAAGGAAAAGGGTGGGGTCTACGCACTCTGGAAGACATTCCAAAAGGTGCATTTGTTTGTGAATATGTTGGAGAGGTTTTAACCAACTCGGAGCTCTTTGATCGCGTTTCACGGAGTCCTCAAGGAATGAAACATTCATATCCTGTTCTTCTTGATGCCGATTGGGGTTCTAAAGGAGTGCTTAAAGATGAAGAAGCTCTTTATTTAGACTCGACATGTTATGGGAATGTGGCAAGGTTTATTAATCATAG ATGCTATGACTCAAACTTGGTGTCGATACCAGTTGAAGTGGAGACTCCTGACCACCACTATTACCAT CTTGCTTTATTCGCTACAAGAAATGTGAAAGCTTTGGAAGAACTCACTTGC GACTATCGCATGGATTTTGATGACAATGACCATCCAATTGAAGCATTCCAATGTCTTTGCGGCAGTAAGTTCTGCCGCAGTATCAAGCGTTTGACTG GTTATGGACCGTAG
- the LOC140841267 gene encoding probable inactive histone-lysine N-methyltransferase SUVR2 isoform X1 — protein sequence MIKFLPSPLHITVDCRAPKNLTIAQRKPSEEFVNAGKIRKAKTWDTKYLQMSKETKKKVAGAFDAMKNLGIPADKVKPVLKNLLKLYDKNWELIEAENYRALADAIFESEEAETSRSRHAEKLANNEAAEHSKKNVNEKEDYLEEDATEEPERPLKRLRLRYQEGLTSSINNSSVPVTPLIIPKEEPDVLPENQALNLNQSQSKVESSQPTPANPIFKSQAGMFQSLGKNKGKQPVSPNSLMVHESCDPSRPSDSQGRCKNTPLRIEFESPSHPMQLLDKGKGSLSPIPEKCSASDNSMVTVHLQEPNIDPDTFQTLKRKNIENHALITCHPSESDSAIGQFPPYERAENGNHAMISDVHSSNLEIASSPCGEVKILLNCDLALRKPDFHMPCLEAVLKSVEDNFLGSYKTVDPKNFVRNLMQEMCECFFRFGTESTNASPEATGVTPASDLLKNSSGIVDSQFDAEIILPKMLLALPSYDGLGEGLRPNEMGSGEDHGTNGELQDNDIEGEASLMVGKECLLTREGIMFFYDAIDISKGQEKVAITLVNGFNNECTPSFCYITQNAVFQNAHVNFALARIGENKCCSTCFGDCLSSSTPCACGLETGGEFAYTLDGLVKENFLSECISMSRDMKKHCQFFCKLCPLQKSINQDVTEPCKGHLMRKFIKECWWKCGCNKQCGNRVVQRGITYRIQVFMTAEGKGWGLRTLEDIPKGAFVCEYVGEVLTNSELFDRVSRSPQGMKHSYPVLLDADWGSKGVLKDEEALYLDSTCYGNVARFINHRCYDSNLVSIPVEVETPDHHYYHLALFATRNVKALEELTCDYRMDFDDNDHPIEAFQCLCGSKFCRSIKRLTAGYGP from the exons GGAAAATTCGGAAAGCTAAAACTTGGGACACAAAATATCTTCAAATGAGCAAGGAAACAAAAAAGAAAGTTGCAGGTGCCTTTGATGCTATGAAGAATCTTGGGATCCCTGCAGATAAGGTGAAGCCTGTATTAAAGAATTTGCTGAAATTGTATGATAAGAACTGGGAGCTTATTGAAGCTGAGAATTATAGAGCCCTTGCTGATGCTATATTTGAGAGTGAGGAAGCAGAA aCATCAAGATCAAGGCATGCAGAAAAGCTGGCAAACAATGAA GCTGCAGAGCACTCAAAGAAGAATGTGAACGAA AAAGAGGACTACTTGGAGGAAGATGCTACTGAAGAGCCTGAACGGCCTTTGAAAAGATTGCGACTAAGATACCAAGAAGGTCTAACATCCTCTATCAATAACTCTAGTGTGCCTGTAACTCCATTAATCATACCTAAAGAAGAACCAGATGTACTACCAGAGAACCAGGCTCTGAATCTAAATCAGTCACAAAGCAAGGTGGAGTCATCTCAGCCTACCCCTGCAAACCCAATATTTAAATCACAAGCTGGAATGTTCCAGTCACTTGGTAAAAATAAAGGAAAGCAGCCAGTTTCTCCCAATTCATTAATGGTCCACGAGAGTTGTGATCCCAGCCGGCCCAGTGACTCCCAAGGACGTTGTAAAAATACCCCCTTGAGAATTGAATTCGAATCTCCTTCTCATCCAATGCAGCTACTAGACAAAGGAAAGGGCTCTCTTTCTCCAATTCCTGAGAAGTGTTCAGCCTCTGATAATTCGATGGTCACGGTGCATCTCCAGGAGCCAAATATCGATCCTGATACTTTTCAGACGCTCAAAAGGAAAAACATTGAAAATCATGCTTTAATTACCTGCCATCCAA GTGAAAGTGATTCAGCTATTGGACAATTTCCACCATATGAAAGGGCAGAAAATGGCAATCATGCAATGATCTCAGATGTACACTCTTCTAACCTTGAGATTGCTTCCTCACCTTGTGGAGAGGTAAAAATATTGTTGAACTGTGACTTGGCTCTTAGAAAGCCTGACTTCCATATGCCTTGTCTTGAAGCTGTTCTAAAATCTGTGGAGGATAATTTTCTGGGATCATACAAAACCGTGGACCCAAAAAATTTCGTGAGGAACCTTATGCAAGAAATGTGTGAATGTTTTTTTAGATTTGGAACTGAATCCACTAATGCGTCACCAGAAGCCACTGGTGTGACACCCGCTAGCGACTTATTGAAGAATTCTTCTGGAATTGTTGATTCTCAGTTTGATGCTGAAATTATTCTGCCCAAAATGTTACTAGCTCTTCCATCTTATGATGGCCTTGGCGAAGGTTTACGGCCTAACGAGATGGGTAGTGGCGAGGATCATGGAACAAATGGAGAACTTCAAGACAATGATATCGAAGGCGAGGCTAGTTTGATGGTTGGTAAGGAGTGCTTGTTGACTCGTGAAGGGATCATGTTTTTTTATGATGCTATTGACATATCCAAGGGACAAGAAAAAGTGGCAATTACACTGGTAAATGGATTCAATAATGAGTGCACACCATCTTTCTGCTACATAACACAAAATGCTGTTTTCCAAAACGCGCATGTAAATTTTGCTTTAGCTCGTATAGGAGAAAACAAGTGTTGTTCGACTTGTTTTGGTGATTGCCTATCATCGTCTACACCCTGTGCTTGTGGGCTTGAAACCGGAGGTGAGTTTGCATACACTTTGGATGGCCTCGTTAAGGAAAATTTTCTTAGTGAGTGTATTTCCATGAGTCGAGATATGAAGAAACACTGCCAATTTTTCTGTAAGCTGTGTCCTCTTcagaaatcaataaatcaagatGTTACTGAACCTTGCAAAGGTCATCTCATGAGGAAATTCATCAAAGAATGCTGGTGGAAATGTGGCTGTAATAAACAATGTGGCAATCGAGTGGTACAGAGAGGAATAACTTACCGGATACAG GTGTTTATGACTGCCGAAGGAAAAGGGTGGGGTCTACGCACTCTGGAAGACATTCCAAAAGGTGCATTTGTTTGTGAATATGTTGGAGAGGTTTTAACCAACTCGGAGCTCTTTGATCGCGTTTCACGGAGTCCTCAAGGAATGAAACATTCATATCCTGTTCTTCTTGATGCCGATTGGGGTTCTAAAGGAGTGCTTAAAGATGAAGAAGCTCTTTATTTAGACTCGACATGTTATGGGAATGTGGCAAGGTTTATTAATCATAG ATGCTATGACTCAAACTTGGTGTCGATACCAGTTGAAGTGGAGACTCCTGACCACCACTATTACCAT CTTGCTTTATTCGCTACAAGAAATGTGAAAGCTTTGGAAGAACTCACTTGC GACTATCGCATGGATTTTGATGACAATGACCATCCAATTGAAGCATTCCAATGTCTTTGCGGCAGTAAGTTCTGCCGCAGTATCAAGCGTTTGACTG CAGGTTATGGACCGTAG
- the LOC140841267 gene encoding probable inactive histone-lysine N-methyltransferase SUVR2 isoform X3, which yields MSKETKKKVAGAFDAMKNLGIPADKVKPVLKNLLKLYDKNWELIEAENYRALADAIFESEEAETSRSRHAEKLANNEAAEHSKKNVNEKEDYLEEDATEEPERPLKRLRLRYQEGLTSSINNSSVPVTPLIIPKEEPDVLPENQALNLNQSQSKVESSQPTPANPIFKSQAGMFQSLGKNKGKQPVSPNSLMVHESCDPSRPSDSQGRCKNTPLRIEFESPSHPMQLLDKGKGSLSPIPEKCSASDNSMVTVHLQEPNIDPDTFQTLKRKNIENHALITCHPSESDSAIGQFPPYERAENGNHAMISDVHSSNLEIASSPCGEVKILLNCDLALRKPDFHMPCLEAVLKSVEDNFLGSYKTVDPKNFVRNLMQEMCECFFRFGTESTNASPEATGVTPASDLLKNSSGIVDSQFDAEIILPKMLLALPSYDGLGEGLRPNEMGSGEDHGTNGELQDNDIEGEASLMVGKECLLTREGIMFFYDAIDISKGQEKVAITLVNGFNNECTPSFCYITQNAVFQNAHVNFALARIGENKCCSTCFGDCLSSSTPCACGLETGGEFAYTLDGLVKENFLSECISMSRDMKKHCQFFCKLCPLQKSINQDVTEPCKGHLMRKFIKECWWKCGCNKQCGNRVVQRGITYRIQVFMTAEGKGWGLRTLEDIPKGAFVCEYVGEVLTNSELFDRVSRSPQGMKHSYPVLLDADWGSKGVLKDEEALYLDSTCYGNVARFINHRCYDSNLVSIPVEVETPDHHYYHLALFATRNVKALEELTCDYRMDFDDNDHPIEAFQCLCGSKFCRSIKRLTAAGYGP from the exons ATGAGCAAGGAAACAAAAAAGAAAGTTGCAGGTGCCTTTGATGCTATGAAGAATCTTGGGATCCCTGCAGATAAGGTGAAGCCTGTATTAAAGAATTTGCTGAAATTGTATGATAAGAACTGGGAGCTTATTGAAGCTGAGAATTATAGAGCCCTTGCTGATGCTATATTTGAGAGTGAGGAAGCAGAA aCATCAAGATCAAGGCATGCAGAAAAGCTGGCAAACAATGAA GCTGCAGAGCACTCAAAGAAGAATGTGAACGAA AAAGAGGACTACTTGGAGGAAGATGCTACTGAAGAGCCTGAACGGCCTTTGAAAAGATTGCGACTAAGATACCAAGAAGGTCTAACATCCTCTATCAATAACTCTAGTGTGCCTGTAACTCCATTAATCATACCTAAAGAAGAACCAGATGTACTACCAGAGAACCAGGCTCTGAATCTAAATCAGTCACAAAGCAAGGTGGAGTCATCTCAGCCTACCCCTGCAAACCCAATATTTAAATCACAAGCTGGAATGTTCCAGTCACTTGGTAAAAATAAAGGAAAGCAGCCAGTTTCTCCCAATTCATTAATGGTCCACGAGAGTTGTGATCCCAGCCGGCCCAGTGACTCCCAAGGACGTTGTAAAAATACCCCCTTGAGAATTGAATTCGAATCTCCTTCTCATCCAATGCAGCTACTAGACAAAGGAAAGGGCTCTCTTTCTCCAATTCCTGAGAAGTGTTCAGCCTCTGATAATTCGATGGTCACGGTGCATCTCCAGGAGCCAAATATCGATCCTGATACTTTTCAGACGCTCAAAAGGAAAAACATTGAAAATCATGCTTTAATTACCTGCCATCCAA GTGAAAGTGATTCAGCTATTGGACAATTTCCACCATATGAAAGGGCAGAAAATGGCAATCATGCAATGATCTCAGATGTACACTCTTCTAACCTTGAGATTGCTTCCTCACCTTGTGGAGAGGTAAAAATATTGTTGAACTGTGACTTGGCTCTTAGAAAGCCTGACTTCCATATGCCTTGTCTTGAAGCTGTTCTAAAATCTGTGGAGGATAATTTTCTGGGATCATACAAAACCGTGGACCCAAAAAATTTCGTGAGGAACCTTATGCAAGAAATGTGTGAATGTTTTTTTAGATTTGGAACTGAATCCACTAATGCGTCACCAGAAGCCACTGGTGTGACACCCGCTAGCGACTTATTGAAGAATTCTTCTGGAATTGTTGATTCTCAGTTTGATGCTGAAATTATTCTGCCCAAAATGTTACTAGCTCTTCCATCTTATGATGGCCTTGGCGAAGGTTTACGGCCTAACGAGATGGGTAGTGGCGAGGATCATGGAACAAATGGAGAACTTCAAGACAATGATATCGAAGGCGAGGCTAGTTTGATGGTTGGTAAGGAGTGCTTGTTGACTCGTGAAGGGATCATGTTTTTTTATGATGCTATTGACATATCCAAGGGACAAGAAAAAGTGGCAATTACACTGGTAAATGGATTCAATAATGAGTGCACACCATCTTTCTGCTACATAACACAAAATGCTGTTTTCCAAAACGCGCATGTAAATTTTGCTTTAGCTCGTATAGGAGAAAACAAGTGTTGTTCGACTTGTTTTGGTGATTGCCTATCATCGTCTACACCCTGTGCTTGTGGGCTTGAAACCGGAGGTGAGTTTGCATACACTTTGGATGGCCTCGTTAAGGAAAATTTTCTTAGTGAGTGTATTTCCATGAGTCGAGATATGAAGAAACACTGCCAATTTTTCTGTAAGCTGTGTCCTCTTcagaaatcaataaatcaagatGTTACTGAACCTTGCAAAGGTCATCTCATGAGGAAATTCATCAAAGAATGCTGGTGGAAATGTGGCTGTAATAAACAATGTGGCAATCGAGTGGTACAGAGAGGAATAACTTACCGGATACAG GTGTTTATGACTGCCGAAGGAAAAGGGTGGGGTCTACGCACTCTGGAAGACATTCCAAAAGGTGCATTTGTTTGTGAATATGTTGGAGAGGTTTTAACCAACTCGGAGCTCTTTGATCGCGTTTCACGGAGTCCTCAAGGAATGAAACATTCATATCCTGTTCTTCTTGATGCCGATTGGGGTTCTAAAGGAGTGCTTAAAGATGAAGAAGCTCTTTATTTAGACTCGACATGTTATGGGAATGTGGCAAGGTTTATTAATCATAG ATGCTATGACTCAAACTTGGTGTCGATACCAGTTGAAGTGGAGACTCCTGACCACCACTATTACCAT CTTGCTTTATTCGCTACAAGAAATGTGAAAGCTTTGGAAGAACTCACTTGC GACTATCGCATGGATTTTGATGACAATGACCATCCAATTGAAGCATTCCAATGTCTTTGCGGCAGTAAGTTCTGCCGCAGTATCAAGCGTTTGACTG CAGCAGGTTATGGACCGTAG